A genomic window from Sporosarcina sp. Marseille-Q4063 includes:
- the trpS gene encoding tryptophan--tRNA ligase, whose product MKTIFSGVQPTGTVTIGNYIGAFRQFTELQYEYDCLFCIVDQHAITVQQDPKELSKTIRSLAALYIASGIDPEKAILFIQSEVPAHAQAGWIMQCLSYIGELERMTQFKDKSDGQEGVSSALLTYPPLMAADILLYNTDIVPVGDDQTQHLELTRDLAERFNNRYGETLTVPEIRIPKHGARIKSLQDPLKKMSKSDPNNRATISLLDTPKQIEKKIKSAVTDSEGIVRFDEQNKPGVANLLTIESAMSGKSIDEVVSKYDGLRYGDFKAGVAEVVLNHLTPIQEKYYDLIDSPELDSILDDGAERANAIASATLKKMENAMGLGRQR is encoded by the coding sequence ATGAAAACAATTTTTTCAGGTGTACAACCGACAGGAACGGTTACAATCGGGAATTATATTGGAGCGTTTCGCCAATTCACGGAGTTGCAATATGAATATGATTGTCTATTTTGCATTGTCGACCAACATGCAATCACTGTGCAACAAGATCCAAAAGAATTAAGTAAAACGATTCGTTCACTGGCTGCTCTTTATATCGCAAGCGGAATCGATCCAGAAAAGGCAATTTTATTTATTCAGTCAGAAGTTCCGGCTCACGCTCAAGCTGGCTGGATTATGCAATGTCTATCTTATATTGGTGAACTCGAGCGAATGACACAGTTTAAAGATAAGTCAGACGGGCAGGAAGGCGTTTCTTCTGCACTTCTCACGTACCCGCCGCTTATGGCTGCCGATATACTCCTATATAATACAGATATCGTACCTGTTGGCGATGATCAAACCCAACATTTAGAACTAACTCGCGATCTTGCAGAACGGTTTAATAACCGCTATGGGGAAACGTTAACTGTACCGGAAATTCGCATTCCAAAACACGGTGCACGGATAAAATCGCTTCAAGATCCATTGAAGAAAATGAGTAAATCAGATCCGAATAACAGAGCGACTATTTCTTTACTGGATACGCCAAAACAAATTGAGAAAAAGATCAAGAGCGCAGTTACTGATTCAGAAGGAATCGTTCGATTCGATGAACAAAACAAACCGGGTGTTGCAAATCTATTGACGATTGAATCTGCAATGAGCGGTAAATCAATCGATGAAGTCGTTTCAAAATATGACGGGCTTAGATATGGTGATTTCAAAGCAGGCGTAGCAGAAGTTGTTCTCAATCATTTAACGCCAATCCAAGAAAAGTATTATGATTTAATTGATTCTCCCGAGCTAGATAGCATCTTGGATGACGGTGCAGAAAGAGCAAATGCCATTGCATCAGCTACTCTGAAAAAAATGGAGAACGCGATGGGCCTCGGTAGGCAACGGTAA
- a CDS encoding putative glycoside hydrolase yields MKLIKWATAFVFAVGIAIPSVVHAAEKSKVEDFSEMTYGFEAYDEQLVATSTLFRYDSGLTFDYPDAIRGVYVTGHSAGGARFETLVNLMETTDLNAMVIDIKDDFGNITYVPADDSPLKDLDIGKPYIKNPRAMLEEMEEKKIYPIGRIVVFKDSVLAEKRPDLSFVENGKVWKNGRKEAFVNPFMKEVWDHNIEIAIEAAKMGFQEIQFDYVRFPEGFEKRHESLEYVFEDYEESDLDPVQRRVEAVTDFVAYAREKLKPYGVKVSVDIFGYAATLSEAPGIGQNFSKISENVDVISSMIYPSHWTSYFGVAKPDTEPYKIVSEYAKVENKVLDALENRPVSRPWIQDFSAPWLGAGNYLNYGKKEVEAQIKALKDNGIDEYLLWNAGNRYTPGVDYKQ; encoded by the coding sequence ATGAAATTAATAAAATGGGCGACGGCATTTGTATTTGCTGTAGGAATTGCGATTCCGTCTGTTGTACATGCCGCAGAAAAAAGTAAAGTAGAAGATTTTTCAGAAATGACATATGGTTTTGAAGCTTATGATGAACAACTTGTTGCAACGTCCACATTGTTTCGATATGACTCGGGGCTCACATTTGACTATCCAGACGCAATTCGCGGAGTTTATGTAACTGGACATTCAGCTGGCGGGGCAAGATTTGAAACTCTAGTTAATTTAATGGAGACTACAGATTTAAATGCGATGGTTATTGATATTAAAGATGATTTTGGCAACATTACATATGTTCCAGCGGATGACTCGCCGTTGAAAGATTTGGACATAGGAAAACCTTATATTAAAAATCCGCGTGCGATGTTAGAAGAGATGGAAGAGAAGAAAATCTATCCAATCGGGCGAATTGTAGTATTTAAAGATAGCGTATTAGCAGAAAAGCGACCGGATTTATCATTTGTCGAGAATGGAAAGGTTTGGAAAAATGGTCGTAAAGAAGCGTTTGTGAATCCCTTTATGAAAGAAGTTTGGGATCATAATATTGAAATCGCGATAGAAGCGGCAAAAATGGGATTCCAAGAAATTCAATTTGATTATGTCCGTTTTCCTGAAGGTTTTGAAAAACGCCACGAATCACTAGAATATGTATTCGAAGATTACGAGGAATCTGACCTTGATCCTGTTCAACGGCGTGTAGAAGCGGTAACAGATTTCGTTGCCTATGCTCGCGAAAAGTTGAAGCCTTATGGTGTTAAAGTTTCTGTGGACATATTCGGTTATGCTGCAACACTTTCGGAAGCTCCTGGAATAGGTCAAAACTTCTCGAAAATATCTGAAAACGTAGATGTTATTTCATCGATGATTTACCCAAGTCATTGGACATCGTACTTTGGCGTCGCAAAACCGGATACTGAACCATATAAAATAGTTTCTGAATATGCAAAGGTAGAAAATAAAGTTCTTGACGCACTTGAAAACAGACCAGTTTCTAGGCCGTGGATTCAAGATTTTAGCGCACCGTGGCTTGGCGCAGGAAATTACTTGAATTACGGCAAAAAGGAAGTAGAAGCGCAAATAAAAGCATTAAAAGATAATGGAATAGATGAATACTTGCTCTGGAATGCTGGGAATCGCTATACACCGGGCGTCGACTATAAACAGTAA